In Nematostella vectensis chromosome 11, jaNemVect1.1, whole genome shotgun sequence, a genomic segment contains:
- the LOC5514703 gene encoding uncharacterized protein LOC5514703 isoform X1 — MKFLAVVCAVVIASSSALPVGIIADFSPEETSYDFSPFEDAPTASLEDKIDITTETEDQVEDDEEAYANTFRLLDAVVLDGASVKGGEVKWFIPEGKKEKCVDGVKEIHPRCRWSGVVAKSDEKGENIALNKEKFVVITKYCNRAGLTKPKPIKVKC; from the exons atgaagTTTCTAGCTGTCGTTTGTGCTGTTGTAATTGCAAGCTCTTCTGCCTTGCCTGTCGGTATAATAGCGGATTTTTCACCAGAGGAAACCAGCTACG ATTTCTCTCCCTTTGAGGACGCCCCGACGGCAAGCTTGGAAGACAAAATTGACATCACCACTGAAACAGAAGACCAAG tggAAGATGACGAAGAAGCCTATGCAAACACTTTTAGGCTTCTTGATGCTGTAGTGCTTGACGGAG CGTCTGTGAAGGGCGGGGAAGTCAAGTGGTTTATTCCGGAGGGCAAGAAAGAAAAGTGTGTTGACGGCGTGAAAGAGATCCACCCGCGATGCCGTTGGAGCGGGGTGGTCGCTAAGTCAGACGAGAAGGGAGAGAACATTGCtttaaacaaagaaaagtTCGTTGTGATCACAAAATACTGCAACCGTGCCGGGCTAACCAAGCCAAAACCCATCAAGGTTAAATGCTAG
- the LOC5514703 gene encoding uncharacterized protein LOC5514703 isoform X2, translating to MKFLAVVCAVVIASSSALPVGIIADFSPEETSYVEDDEEAYANTFRLLDAVVLDGASVKGGEVKWFIPEGKKEKCVDGVKEIHPRCRWSGVVAKSDEKGENIALNKEKFVVITKYCNRAGLTKPKPIKVKC from the exons atgaagTTTCTAGCTGTCGTTTGTGCTGTTGTAATTGCAAGCTCTTCTGCCTTGCCTGTCGGTATAATAGCGGATTTTTCACCAGAGGAAACCAGCTACG tggAAGATGACGAAGAAGCCTATGCAAACACTTTTAGGCTTCTTGATGCTGTAGTGCTTGACGGAG CGTCTGTGAAGGGCGGGGAAGTCAAGTGGTTTATTCCGGAGGGCAAGAAAGAAAAGTGTGTTGACGGCGTGAAAGAGATCCACCCGCGATGCCGTTGGAGCGGGGTGGTCGCTAAGTCAGACGAGAAGGGAGAGAACATTGCtttaaacaaagaaaagtTCGTTGTGATCACAAAATACTGCAACCGTGCCGGGCTAACCAAGCCAAAACCCATCAAGGTTAAATGCTAG
- the LOC5514684 gene encoding programmed cell death protein 6 — MAGYPGGYGGYPGQTPGYGAPSGPGQYGGQYPQQQGYPPQQPSYPPGGYGGPPSAPYGAPPGADPTLWNWFIAVDRDRSGAISSDELEQALMNNNWSRFNQETCRLMIGLFDHDQSGTINFQEFQQLWSYIQQWKGSFDRYDTDRSGNISGQELHTAFAEMGFRVSPQFISLVLIKFDRAARSSLKFDDFIQCCVMIRMLTDAFRARDTNMNGVIQINYEDFMQMVLLNKP; from the exons atggcgggcTACCCAGGCGGTTATGGCGGATATCCTGGTCAAACACCGGGCTACGGCGCACCGTCCGGGCCTGGGCAGTACGGCGGACAGTACCCCCAACAACAAG GGTACCCCCCTCAGCAGCCAAGTTACCCCCCTGGTGGCTATGGGGGACCCCCTAGTGCACCCTACGGAGCCCCCCCTGGGGCAGACCCAACACTGTGGAATTGGTTCATAGCTGTAGATAGGGACAGATCTGGAGCCATCTCCAGTGATGAGCTAGAACAAGCTCTTATGAACAATAACTGGTCACGCTTCAATCAAGAGACGTGTAGACTAATGATAG GTTTGTTTGACCATGACCAGTCTGGGACTATCAACTTCCAGGAATTCCAGCAACTGTGGTCATATATCCAACAGTGGAAGGGTTCATTTGACAGATACGACACAGATAGATCTGGCAACATCAGTGGACAAGAACTACACACAGCATTTGCAGAGATGGGCTTCAGAGTCAGCCCGCAGTTTATTAGCCTGGTGCTAATTAA ATTTGACAGGGCAGCTCGCAGCAGCTTGAAATTTGATGACTTCATCCAGTGCTGTGTCATGATCAGAATGCTGACAGACGCATTCAGGGCCAGGGATACTAACATGAATGGGGTGATTCAAATCAATTATGAGGACTTTATGCAAATGGTGCTGCTCAACAAACCCTAA
- the LOC5514685 gene encoding methylcrotonoyl-CoA carboxylase beta chain, mitochondrial yields MKSLALLRRHYRPLHCVFLTRNSYYHDLSKAGVIQSKVDTASEDFRSNKHSMDSLVQDLRQKVAKIKLGGTEKARERHTQRNKMLPRERIANLLDPGSPFLELSQLAGYELYGEEEVPAGGIITGIGRVSGVECMIVTNDPTVKGGTYYPITVKKHLRAQEIAQENRLPCIYLVDSGGANLPRQADVFPDKLHFGRIFFNQANMSSRGIAQIAVVLGSCTAGGAYVPAMADESIIVKQQGTIFLGGPPLVKAATGEIVSAEDLGGADLHCRTSGVTDYYAQNDLHALYAARDCVRNLNYKKDVSVTIEKPVDPVYPSDDIYGIVGDNLKKSYDIREVIARVVDGSKFDEFKAMYGETLVTGFARIHGYPCGIIANNGVLFSEAALKGTHFIELCCKRKIPLIFLQNITGFMVGKEYEAGGIAKNGAKMVTAVSCAKVPKITVIVGGSFGAGNYGMCGRAYSPRFMYMWPNARISVMGGEQAATVLATVARDQREREGKEFTQKDEDAIKIPVMERYEHEGHPYFASARLWDDGVIDPADTRTVLGLSLSASFNAPIPDTNFGVFRM; encoded by the exons ATGAAGAGCTTGGCGTTATTAAGAAGGCATTACCGGCCCTTGCACTGTGTATTTTTAACGAGAAATTCGTACTACCATGATCTCTCCAAAGCCGGTgttatccaaagcaaagtagATACCGCATCAGAAGATTTCAGG AGCAATAAACACAGCATGGATTCTCTAGTCCAGGACCTACGCCAAAAAGTGGCAAAGATCAAATTGG GTGGAACAGAGAAGGCTAGAGAAAGACATACACAAAGGAATAAAATGCTCCCAAGAGAGCGTATAGCAAATTTACTCGATCCTGG ATCACCTTTCCTAGAGTTGTCACAGCTAGCCGGTTATGAGCTCTATGGGGAAGAAGAGGTACCAGCCGGCGGCATAATCACCGGGATTGGACGGGTCAGTGG TGTGGAATGTATGATAGTCACCAATGACCCCACTGTTAAGGGTGGGACATATTACCCAATCACCGTCAAGAAACATCTTAGAGCACAAGAGATAGCACAAGAGAACAGACTTCCATGCATTTACCTTG TTGATTCTGGAGGTGCAAATCTACCAAGACAAGCTGATGTATTTCCAGACAAGCTCCATTTTGGGAGAATATTCTTTAATCAGGCCAACATGTCATCTAGAGGCATTGCTCAG ATTGCCGTGGTGCTGGGGTCCTGTACGGCGGGTGGAGCCTATGTGCCCGCAATGGCTGATGAGAGCATCATAGTCAAGCAGCAAGGCACTATATTCCTAGGTGGCCCCCCACTG GTAAAGGCAGCAACTGGTGAGATTGTGAGTGCTGAGGATTTGGGAGGAGCAGACTTACACTGCAG GACATCTGGTGTAACTGACTACTACGCACAGAACGACCTTCACGCTCTCTATGCTGCAAGGGACTGTGTAAGGAACCTCAACTACAAGAAAGATGTGTCT GTGACCATTGAGAAACCTGTGGACCCAGTATACCCCTCAGATGACATCTACGGGATTGTGGGGGACAACCTTAAGAAGTCGTATGACATCAGAGAG GTCATTGCACGAGTAGTTGATGGTAGCAAATTTGATGAGTTCAAGGCAATGTATGGGGAAACTCTTGTCACAG GTTTTGCACGTATCCATGGTTACCCTTGTGGAATCATTGCTAACAATGGCGTGCTGTTCTCCGAGGCCGCCTTGAAGGGGACACACTTTATTGAGCTTTGCTGCAAAAGAAAAATCCCTCTCATATTCCTACAGAATATCACAG GTTTCATGGTAGGCAAGGAATACGAAGCAGGTGGAATAGCCAAAAACGGTGCCAAGATGGTCACAGCTGTCTCTTGTGCTAAAGTTCCCAAGATCACTGTCATCGTCGGCGGGAGTTTTGGTGCAGGGAACTATGGGATGTGTGGGCGAGCCTATAG CCCAAGGTTCATGTACATGTGGCCAAATGCACGGATATCAGTGATGGGAGGGGAGCAGGCTGCAACCGTGCTAGCGACCGTAGCACGTGACCAGAGAGAACGGGAAGGCAAAGAG TTCACCCAGAAAGATGAAGATGCAATCAAGATCCCAGTTATGGAGAGATATGAGCACGAAGGGCATCCTTACTTTGCTTCTGCAAG GTTATGGGACGACGGTGTGATTGATCCAGCCGACACCCGGACAGTCCTGGGACTAAGTCTAAGTGCCTCCTTTAATGCACCAATTCCTGACACAAACTTTGGCGTGTTCCGCATGTGA